A region from the Ptychodera flava strain L36383 chromosome 12, AS_Pfla_20210202, whole genome shotgun sequence genome encodes:
- the LOC139145623 gene encoding mediator of RNA polymerase II transcription subunit 19-like: MEGMKRPDLQTQALGVRSPKFQTVMRQKSPLPSKSSYSSSEDPEPFYLMRDMSGSGEITGETNLVSYHGLEQSYNKFCSKKVKEQLSAFLPNLPGMIDTVGSQDNSSLRSLIEKQPILGKEFIPLSGPSLAGFRLHPGPIPEQYRLMHQQPQKRKHKHKKPKKEHRSEPIENPVASTVVDASHDKKHKKPKKHEDGEKRKKKKDKKKKKSRHSPEHQGISGIQEANGPGRPS, from the exons ATGGAGGGGATGAAAAGACCTGATCTGCAAACTCAAGCACTGGGCGTCAGATCACCGAAATTCCAGACCGTAATGCGACAGAAGTCACCTCTTCCATCAAAGTCTTCTTATTCATCGTCAGAAGATCCAGAACCTTTCTATTTAATGAGAGATATGTCCG GGTCAGGAGAAATTACGGGTGAGACCAATCTGGTCAGTTATCATGGCTTAGAACAGTCCTACAATAAATTCTGTAGCAAAAAGGTGAAGGAACAGTTGAGTGCCTTTCTTCCAAACCTGCCAG GTATGATAGACACTGTGGGCAGCCAAGACAACAGTAGTTTAAGATCATTGATTGAAAAACAACCCATCCTTGGCAAGGAGTTCATTCCATTATCAGGACCATCACTGGCTGGATTCAGATTACACCCTGGACCA ATACCAGAGCAATACAGACTTATGCACCAGCAACCAcagaaaagaaaacacaaacatAAAAAACCCAAAAAGGAGCACAGAAGTGAACCCATAGAAAATCCAG TGGCAAGCACAGTCGTTGATGCAAGCCATGACAAGAAACACAAAAAGCCGAAGAAACACGAAGATGGTGAGAAacgaaagaaaaagaaagacaagaaaaagaaaaag
- the LOC139146277 gene encoding cytochrome P450 4A24-like has translation MLDLVSLVGVVVSIVLLLTISQKLVAGVVYMKDWRGKSKCVQQWPGPETNWLTGSLKYPPGEDCVSWRLQQTAKYTQGYSFWYGPFLPTIVANNAKLVKFALKNCDRKPHEGGSYGLLIPWLGLGLLVSNGPRWFRSRKLLTPAFHFEILKPYVTVYNKCVDVFLSKLEKYSKSGESIEVHSQVSLLTLDILLRCAFTWKDNNCQVQGDSHPYVMAVRDLADITQRRLQSPAMMFDTIFYRTSTGRKYKKACEFVHKTSEDIIKRRKLELESQQESEPTKRKYPDFLDILLMARDSDGEGLGDSEIRAECDTFLFEGHDTTASGISWTLYLLAKYPEHQRKCQAEVDSLLHGRGDDVINWDDLPKLTYLTQCIKESLRMRPPVPGVHREVDKELHFDGKVIKPGTRMEINVTGLHHNPDYWPEPFEFKPDRFSPENTAKMDPFAYLPFVAGQRNCIGQNFALNEEKVVLARILHKYDLEVDPDHGVERIALLVLKATHGIKLKIRPR, from the exons ATGCTAGATTTGGTATCTTTGGTCGGGGTGGTTGTGTCAATCGTCTTGTTACTGACCATTTCCCAAAAACTAGTCGCAGGCGTCGTGTACATGAAAGACTGGCGTGGTAAGTCGAAGTGTGTGCAGCAATGGCCTGGCCCAGAAACAAACTGGCTGACCGGATCACTGAAG TACCCGCCCGGCGAGGATTGTGTCTCCTGGCGACTTCAGCAAACAGCGAAGTACACACAAGGCTATTCGTTTTGGTACGGCCCCTTCCTCCCAACAATCGTCGCAAACAACGCCAAGCTAGTGAAGTTCGCCCTGAAAAATTGTG atagGAAGCCTCATGAAGGTGGCAGCTATGGCCTGTTGATACCCTGGCTGGGTCTTGGTTTGCTAGTCAGCAATGGTCCTCGTTGGTTCAGAAGTCGCAAGCTACTCACGCCGGCATTCCACTTTGAGATTCTCAAACCCTACGTCACAGTTTACAACAAGTGTGTCGACGTTTTCCTG AGCAAATTGGAGAAGTACAGCAAAAGTGGCGAGAGTATCGAAGTTCATTCTCAAGTTAGTCTCCTGACATTGGACATCTTACTCAGATGTGCGTTTACTTGGAAGGATAACAATTGTCAAGTACAAGG TGACAGCCATCCCTACGTCATGGCCGTACGTGATCTTGCTGATATCACTCAACGAAGACTGCA ATCACCGGCTATGATGTTTGACACCATATTTTATCGGACCAGCACTGGCAGAAAGTACAAGAAAGCGTGTGAATTCGTTCATAAGACATCAGAAGATATTATTAAAAGGCGAAAACTCGAACTG GAAAGTCAACAAGAAAGTGAACCAACTAAAAGGAAGTATCCGGACTTTCTGGACATTCTGTTGATGGCACGTGACAGTGACGGCGAAGGCCTCGGCGATTCCGAAATACGGGCAGAGTGCGACACATTCCTCTTCGAAGGACACGATACAACTGCGAGTGGAATTTCCTGGACGCTGTACCTGCTGGCTAAGTATCCCGAGCACCAGAGAAAGTGTCAAGCCGAAGTCGACTCCTTACTACACGGCAGAGGTGATGACGTAATCAACTG GGACGATCTCCCTAAACTGACATACTTGACACAGTGCATCAAGGAAAGTCTGCGAATGCGTCCACCTGTACCCGGCGTGCACAGAGAAGTCGACAAAGAGTTACACTTTGATGGTAAGGTGATCAAGCCTGGAACGAGGATGGAGATAAACGTCACTGGGTTGCATCACAACCCGGATTATTGGCCAGAGCCGTTT GAGTTCAAACCGGATCGCTTCAGTcctgaaaatactgcaaagatGGACCCGTTTGCATATTTACCATTTGTTGCCGGCCAAAG AAACTGCATCGGGCAAAACTTCGCCCTCAACGAAGAGAAAGTGGTACTCGCGAGAATTCTCCACAAGTATGACTTGGAAGTGGACCCTGACCACGGGGTGGAAAGAATTGCTCTGCTGGTTTTGAAGGCTACGCACGGAATTAAACTCAAGATTAGGCCACGTTAA